A single window of Oscillospiraceae bacterium DNA harbors:
- the secA gene encoding preprotein translocase subunit SecA: MLKNIIEKMIGSYSEREIKKLKPLLNKTLQLEEEFSHLTDEELKAKTPYFKELISSGKSLDDILPEAFATVREASWRVLGLKHYPVQILGGIILHQGRISEMKTGEGKTLVATLPAYLNALSGKGVHIVTVNDYLAKRDSEWMGKVYKFLGLTVGLIIHDIEPEKRKENYLADITYGTNNEFGFDYLRDNMVIFKDQMVQRGHNFAIVDEVDSILIDEARTPLIISGAGDESTDIYEKADKFVRTLKYKVIVETDLKQEEAEEETADYIVDEKANNATLTRQGIEKAEKAFNIENLSDPDNMTISHHINQAIKAHGLMKKDVNYVVKDGEVIIVDEFTGRLMFGRRYSDGLHQAIEAKERVKVERESKTLATITFQNYFRLYKKLSGMTGTALTEELEFQEIYKLDVVVVPTNKEIARKDLSDFVYKNETAKFNAVVNEIIKKNKTGQPVLVGTISIEKSELLSKMLKKYGIKHEVLNAKYHEKEAEIISQAGKLNAVTIATNMAGRGTDIKLGGNPEFLAKSEMAKLGYTHEEISDSESFFETNDEDILNLRKTYKELIEKYKEQTDKEADEVIKSGGLAIIGTERHESRRIDNQLRGRAGRQGDPGETRFFISLEDDIMRLFGSERIMSMVNALGMPDDEPIEHNLLTSAIENAQKKVEGRNFQIRKHVLQYDDVMNKQREVIYGERQKVLNGENIRDSIIKMIRDAVSYFTSVNCATEFPDDWNMEHILEFSNKYFAPEGKEIKFTRNDYDYLTKERMTNILTDFALERYEEKENAFGEHIREVERIILLNVVDKKWMNHIDDMDQLRRGIGLRAYGQKDPVIEYQLEGYNMFEEMVTSISFDTVKFLLNTVAPESLKREQTIVPVSASLDNGNAPKKVTVRKAEKVGRNDPCPCGSGKKYKKCCGFDSKD, encoded by the coding sequence ATGCTTAAAAATATAATAGAAAAAATGATTGGTTCGTATTCTGAAAGAGAAATTAAAAAATTAAAACCTTTATTAAATAAAACTTTACAGTTAGAAGAAGAGTTTTCGCATCTTACTGACGAAGAATTAAAAGCAAAAACTCCTTATTTTAAAGAACTTATATCTTCAGGAAAAAGTTTAGATGATATTTTACCCGAAGCCTTTGCTACAGTAAGAGAGGCATCTTGGAGAGTTCTTGGCCTTAAGCACTATCCTGTTCAGATTTTAGGGGGAATTATTCTCCATCAGGGAAGAATTTCCGAAATGAAAACAGGCGAAGGAAAAACTTTGGTTGCTACCCTTCCCGCTTATCTTAATGCTTTAAGCGGTAAAGGTGTTCATATAGTAACAGTTAATGATTATCTTGCAAAAAGAGACAGTGAATGGATGGGAAAAGTTTATAAGTTTTTAGGACTGACTGTCGGACTTATTATACACGATATTGAACCTGAAAAGAGAAAAGAAAATTATCTTGCCGACATCACTTACGGAACAAATAATGAATTCGGCTTTGACTATTTAAGAGATAATATGGTTATCTTTAAAGACCAGATGGTGCAAAGAGGTCATAACTTTGCCATTGTCGATGAAGTTGACAGTATTTTAATTGACGAAGCAAGAACGCCACTTATTATTTCAGGTGCAGGCGATGAATCGACTGACATTTATGAAAAAGCAGACAAATTTGTAAGAACTTTAAAATACAAAGTTATTGTTGAAACTGATTTAAAACAAGAAGAAGCAGAAGAAGAAACTGCTGACTATATTGTTGACGAAAAGGCAAACAATGCCACACTTACAAGACAAGGTATTGAAAAAGCAGAAAAAGCATTTAACATTGAAAACTTATCCGACCCTGACAATATGACGATTTCGCATCATATAAACCAGGCAATCAAGGCTCATGGTCTTATGAAAAAAGATGTAAACTACGTTGTTAAAGATGGTGAAGTTATCATTGTTGACGAGTTTACAGGACGTCTTATGTTCGGAAGAAGATATTCTGACGGATTGCATCAGGCAATTGAAGCAAAAGAAAGAGTTAAGGTTGAAAGAGAATCAAAAACTCTTGCTACAATCACTTTCCAGAATTATTTCAGACTTTATAAAAAACTTTCGGGTATGACAGGTACTGCTCTTACTGAAGAACTTGAATTTCAGGAAATCTATAAACTTGATGTTGTTGTTGTTCCTACAAATAAAGAAATAGCAAGAAAAGATTTATCAGATTTTGTATATAAAAACGAAACTGCAAAATTTAATGCAGTTGTTAACGAAATAATTAAAAAGAATAAAACAGGACAGCCTGTTTTGGTAGGTACTATTTCTATTGAAAAAAGTGAACTTTTAAGCAAAATGCTTAAAAAATACGGAATTAAACATGAAGTTTTAAATGCTAAATATCACGAAAAAGAAGCGGAAATAATATCTCAGGCAGGTAAACTCAATGCAGTTACCATTGCTACAAATATGGCAGGAAGAGGTACTGATATTAAGTTAGGAGGAAACCCTGAATTTCTTGCAAAGTCCGAAATGGCAAAACTTGGTTACACTCACGAAGAAATATCAGATTCCGAAAGTTTCTTTGAAACAAATGACGAAGATATTTTAAATTTAAGAAAAACATATAAAGAACTTATTGAAAAATACAAAGAACAAACCGACAAAGAAGCCGATGAAGTTATAAAATCAGGCGGTCTTGCCATTATTGGTACTGAAAGGCATGAGTCAAGACGAATTGACAATCAGCTAAGAGGTCGTGCAGGTCGTCAGGGTGACCCTGGAGAAACAAGATTTTTCATATCACTTGAAGACGATATTATGAGGCTTTTCGGTTCGGAAAGAATTATGAGCATGGTAAATGCACTCGGTATGCCTGATGATGAACCGATTGAGCATAATCTTTTAACTTCTGCTATTGAGAATGCACAGAAAAAAGTTGAAGGAAGAAACTTCCAGATAAGAAAACACGTTCTCCAATATGACGATGTTATGAACAAGCAAAGAGAGGTTATATATGGAGAAAGGCAGAAAGTTCTTAATGGAGAAAATATCAGGGACAGTATTATAAAAATGATTCGCGATGCAGTTTCTTATTTTACATCAGTAAACTGTGCTACCGAATTTCCGGATGACTGGAATATGGAACATATTTTAGAATTTTCCAATAAATACTTTGCACCTGAAGGAAAAGAAATAAAATTTACACGTAATGATTATGATTATCTTACCAAAGAACGTATGACAAACATTCTTACCGATTTTGCCTTAGAAAGATATGAAGAAAAAGAAAATGCGTTTGGTGAACACATAAGAGAAGTAGAAAGAATTATTCTTCTTAACGTTGTTGATAAAAAGTGGATGAATCATATTGATGATATGGACCAGTTAAGACGTGGTATCGGGCTTCGTGCATACGGACAGAAAGACCCTGTTATCGAGTATCAGTTAGAAGGTTATAATATGTTTGAAGAAATGGTTACATCAATCAGTTTTGATACTGTAAAATTTCTTCTTAACACAGTTGCTCCCGAAAGTCTTAAAAGAGAACAAACTATAGTTCCTGTCAGTGCTTCACTCGATAACGGAAATGCACCAAAAAAAGTTACAGTAAGAAAAGCAGAAAAGGTAGGAAGAAATGACCCTTGCCCATGCGGTAGCGGTAAAAAATATAAAAAATGTTGCGGATTTGACAGTAAGGATTAA
- a CDS encoding peptide chain release factor 2 (programmed frameshift), with protein MLEYEELNKELQTLKEEITKLGDSLNLADIRCQVQKLEEETARPDFWNDSETSSKTLQKIKNLKDKDEAFSNLNEMADEIELLIELGNEEEELSYLKDAKDLFEKLKKDTNTMNLETLLSGPYDKNNAIISLHAGAGGTEAQDWVEMLYRMYSRWCERRGFKTETIDFLDGDEAGIKSVTMLVSGLNAYGYLKAEKGVHRLVRISPFDASGRRHTSFASLDVLPELDDDVTVDINPDEIRVDTFRASGAGGQHINKTDSAIRITHFPTGIVVSCQNERSQHKNRETAMKMLKAKLLEIKEQEQRDKLSDIQGEQMDIGWGSQIRSYVFHPYNLVKDHRTSFEMGNIGAVMDGELDGFINEYLKKTISRNVNI; from the exons ATGTTAGAATACGAAGAACTAAATAAGGAACTTCAAACTCTAAAAGAAGAAATAACAAAGTTAGGTGATTCACTT AACTTGGCTGATATAAGATGTCAGGTGCAAAAATTGGAGGAAGAAACTGCAAGGCCGGATTTTTGGAACGATTCGGAAACTTCTTCAAAAACACTTCAGAAGATTAAAAATCTTAAAGATAAAGATGAAGCGTTTTCAAACTTAAACGAAATGGCAGATGAGATTGAACTTTTAATTGAATTAGGAAACGAAGAAGAAGAATTATCTTATTTAAAAGATGCCAAAGATTTATTTGAAAAGTTAAAAAAAGATACCAATACTATGAATCTTGAAACTCTTCTTTCAGGCCCTTATGATAAGAATAATGCTATCATTTCTCTTCATGCAGGTGCAGGCGGTACTGAAGCTCAGGACTGGGTCGAAATGCTTTACCGTATGTATTCAAGATGGTGTGAAAGGCGAGGCTTCAAAACGGAAACAATTGACTTTTTAGACGGCGACGAAGCAGGAATTAAAAGTGTTACAATGCTTGTGTCGGGACTTAATGCTTACGGCTATCTTAAAGCGGAAAAAGGGGTTCACAGATTAGTTCGAATTTCCCCTTTTGATGCATCAGGAAGAAGGCACACATCATTTGCGTCATTAGATGTTTTACCCGAACTTGATGACGATGTTACAGTTGATATAAATCCCGATGAAATCAGGGTTGACACTTTCAGGGCATCAGGAGCAGGAGGTCAGCATATAAATAAAACCGACTCTGCAATAAGAATTACCCACTTCCCTACCGGAATTGTTGTTTCCTGCCAGAACGAACGTTCACAACATAAAAACCGTGAAACTGCTATGAAAATGCTAAAAGCAAAACTTTTGGAAATAAAAGAGCAGGAACAAAGAGATAAATTATCGGATATTCAGGGAGAACAGATGGATATCGGTTGGGGCAGTCAGATACGTTCTTATGTTTTTCATCCTTACAATCTTGTTAAAGACCACAGGACAAGTTTTGAAATGGGAAATATAGGCGCAGTCATGGACGGAGAACTTGACGGTTTTATAAACGAGTATCTCAAGAAGACTATAAGCAGAAACGTTAATATCTAA